Proteins from a single region of Streptococcus oralis:
- the aroA gene encoding 3-phosphoshikimate 1-carboxyvinyltransferase, whose translation MKLKTNIRHLHGSIRVPGDKSISHRSIIFGSLGEGKTKVYDILRGEDILSTMQVFRDLGVEIEDKDGVITIQGVGMDGLKAPQNALDMGNSGTSIRLISGVLAGADFEVEMFGDDSLSKRPMDRVTIPLKKMGVSISGQTERDLPPLRLKGTKKLTPIHYELPIASAQVKSALMFAALQAQGQSVIIEKECTRNHTEDMLQQFGGHLSVDGKKIKVQGPQKLIGQKVVVPGDISSAAFWLVAGLIVPDSRVVLQNVGINETRTGIIDVIRAMGGKLEITEIDPVAKSATLTVESSDLKGTEIGGSLIPRLIDELPIIALLATQAEGVTVIKDAEELKVKETDRIQVVADALNSMGAEITPTADGMIIKGKSSLHGARVNTFGDHRIGMMTAIAALLVADGDVELERAEAINTSYPSFFDDLENLIHG comes from the coding sequence ATGAAACTAAAAACAAACATTCGCCACTTACATGGTAGTATCCGGGTACCAGGTGACAAGTCTATCAGCCACCGTTCGATTATCTTTGGAAGTTTGGGTGAGGGGAAGACCAAGGTTTATGATATTCTGCGGGGTGAAGATATCCTTTCGACCATGCAGGTTTTTCGCGACCTTGGTGTTGAGATTGAGGATAAAGATGGGGTTATTACCATTCAAGGTGTGGGGATGGACGGCTTAAAAGCTCCACAAAATGCCCTTGATATGGGAAATTCTGGCACCTCGATTCGCCTGATTTCAGGTGTCCTTGCTGGCGCAGACTTTGAAGTAGAGATGTTTGGAGATGATAGTCTTTCTAAACGTCCTATGGATCGTGTGACGATTCCATTGAAAAAAATGGGCGTCAGCATTTCAGGGCAAACCGAGCGAGACCTACCTCCTCTTCGCCTAAAAGGGACGAAAAAACTTACACCTATTCACTATGAGTTGCCAATCGCCTCTGCTCAGGTTAAGTCTGCCTTGATGTTTGCAGCCTTACAGGCTCAGGGTCAGTCCGTTATTATCGAGAAAGAATGCACTCGTAACCACACCGAAGATATGCTACAGCAATTTGGTGGACATTTAAGTGTGGATGGCAAGAAAATCAAAGTTCAAGGACCACAAAAACTGATCGGACAAAAGGTGGTCGTGCCAGGAGATATTTCCAGTGCAGCCTTTTGGCTGGTCGCAGGTTTGATTGTGCCAGATTCTCGTGTAGTGCTGCAGAATGTGGGGATCAATGAAACGCGTACTGGTATTATTGATGTCATTCGCGCCATGGGAGGAAAACTAGAAATAACTGAAATAGATCCAGTCGCAAAATCTGCAACCCTAACTGTCGAGTCTTCTGACTTAAAAGGAACAGAGATTGGTGGGTCCTTGATTCCCCGTTTGATTGATGAGTTACCGATTATTGCCCTGCTTGCTACCCAAGCAGAAGGAGTGACGGTTATCAAGGATGCTGAAGAACTTAAAGTCAAAGAAACTGACCGCATTCAGGTGGTGGCTGATGCCTTAAATAGTATGGGGGCTGAAATCACACCGACGGCAGATGGAATGATTATCAAAGGGAAATCCTCCCTTCATGGTGCTAGAGTCAATACGTTTGGTGACCACCGTATCGGAATGATGACTGCTATTGCGGCCCTCTTGGTTGCTGATGGAGATGTGGAACTTGAACGTGCAGAAGCCATCAATACCAGTTATCCTAGCTTCTTTGATGATTTGGAGAACCTGATTCATGGCTAA
- the aroD gene encoding type I 3-dehydroquinate dehydratase: protein MKLVVSVMPRSLEEAQELDATRYEDADIIEWRADFLTKDAILQVAPAIFEKFAGRELVFTLRTRAEGGEIELSSEEYVQIIKEVTQLYQPDYVDFEYFSYKDVFEEMLDFPNLVLSYHNFQETPENMMEILSELTSLSPKVVKVSVMAHTEQDVLDLMNYTRGFKTLNPEQEYVTISMGKMGKVSRITSDVTGSSWSFASLDEASAPGQISLSNMKKIREILDEA from the coding sequence ATGAAATTAGTCGTCTCAGTAATGCCAAGAAGTTTAGAAGAAGCGCAAGAACTGGATGCTACTAGGTATGAAGATGCCGATATCATTGAGTGGCGTGCGGACTTTCTTACAAAGGACGCTATTTTACAGGTAGCACCCGCTATCTTTGAGAAATTTGCAGGACGCGAACTTGTCTTTACCCTTCGAACCCGCGCTGAGGGAGGAGAAATCGAACTTTCCTCAGAAGAGTATGTTCAAATCATTAAGGAAGTTACTCAGCTTTATCAGCCGGATTATGTAGATTTTGAGTATTTCAGCTACAAGGACGTTTTTGAGGAAATGTTGGATTTTCCAAATCTCGTATTGAGTTATCATAATTTCCAGGAGACACCTGAAAACATGATGGAGATTTTGTCTGAGTTAACCAGTCTCTCTCCCAAAGTGGTCAAGGTATCAGTTATGGCCCATACGGAGCAAGATGTTTTAGACCTGATGAATTACACTCGAGGATTTAAAACACTCAACCCTGAGCAAGAGTACGTGACCATTTCCATGGGGAAAATGGGCAAGGTATCACGTATTACTTCAGATGTGACGGGTTCAAGTTGGTCATTTGCTAGTCTGGATGAAGCGAGTGCCCCAGGTCAGATTTCGCTATCAAACATGAAGAAAATCAGGGAGATTTTGGATGAAGCTTGA
- a CDS encoding LCP family protein, with product MSKENPLSHHEQLRYDYLFKNIHYLNDRERREFDYLQQKMAGPNSEVHHFYQEEKEESWGRDIDLPTYGSRSRSKKREKVAPQPKVKKKKRRIRFKRILTWFLLLITCVVAGMIFMFLRGFQSAANPTNKPADAKAAQVEVFNGQDTKDGVNILVMGTDGRIGQNSAETRTDTIMVLNVSGSDKKIKLVSFMRDNLVYIDGYSKIVNGQKQTDNKLNVAYELGEQEGQKGAEMVRKVLKDNFDLDIKYYALVDFQAFATAIDTLFPDGVTIDAQFSTLNGQPLTEATVGDDLHATETESPTQTIKVGKQQMNGSTLLNYARFRDDDEGDYGRTKRQQQVMSAVLEQIKDPTKLFTGSEALGKIFGMTSTNLPYSFLLTNGLSVLEGAQNGIERLTVPELGDWVDAYDIYGGQGLLVDQNKYQTKLAQMGMR from the coding sequence ATGAGCAAAGAAAATCCTTTAAGTCATCACGAGCAGTTACGTTATGACTATCTCTTCAAAAATATTCATTACCTCAACGACCGTGAACGGAGGGAGTTTGATTATCTGCAACAGAAAATGGCAGGTCCCAACTCTGAAGTTCACCATTTCTACCAAGAAGAAAAAGAAGAATCTTGGGGTAGAGATATTGATCTTCCGACTTATGGCAGTAGAAGCCGGTCTAAGAAACGTGAAAAGGTAGCTCCTCAACCTAAAGTCAAAAAGAAAAAGAGAAGAATTCGCTTCAAACGAATATTGACTTGGTTCTTGCTGTTGATTACCTGTGTGGTTGCAGGGATGATTTTTATGTTTCTTCGAGGGTTCCAGTCAGCAGCCAATCCAACAAATAAGCCAGCTGACGCCAAGGCGGCTCAAGTAGAGGTCTTTAACGGTCAGGATACCAAAGATGGCGTGAATATTCTTGTCATGGGGACAGATGGCCGTATCGGTCAAAATAGTGCGGAGACTCGTACCGACACAATCATGGTACTGAATGTCAGTGGATCAGATAAGAAGATCAAGCTAGTCAGCTTTATGCGTGATAACTTAGTCTATATCGATGGGTATAGTAAGATTGTAAATGGCCAGAAACAGACGGATAACAAACTCAATGTTGCCTATGAACTTGGGGAACAAGAAGGGCAAAAAGGTGCTGAAATGGTCCGCAAGGTTCTAAAAGACAACTTTGATTTGGATATTAAGTACTATGCCCTAGTTGACTTCCAGGCCTTTGCAACAGCTATTGATACCCTCTTCCCTGACGGAGTAACGATTGATGCTCAATTCTCAACATTGAATGGTCAGCCTTTGACAGAAGCCACAGTTGGAGATGACCTTCATGCAACAGAGACAGAGTCCCCAACCCAAACCATCAAAGTTGGAAAACAGCAGATGAACGGATCCACCTTGTTGAACTACGCTCGCTTCCGTGATGATGATGAGGGAGACTATGGCCGTACCAAACGTCAGCAACAAGTGATGTCAGCTGTTCTTGAGCAAATCAAAGATCCAACCAAGCTCTTTACGGGATCAGAGGCACTTGGAAAAATCTTTGGCATGACATCAACAAATCTACCATATAGCTTCTTGTTGACCAATGGTTTATCTGTCCTAGAAGGCGCTCAAAATGGTATTGAAAGACTCACCGTCCCAGAACTTGGTGACTGGGTAGACGCTTATGATATATACGGTGGACAAGGACTTCTGGTTGATCAAAATAAATACCAGACTAAACTCGCCCAAATGGGAATGAGATAG
- a CDS encoding shikimate kinase produces the protein MAKVLLGFMGAGKSTIARGLDPDYIDMDTLIEERLGMSIADFFAKKGEVAFRQVESEVLADLLKTDRVVSTGGGVVISQRNRDLLKTNPDNIYLKADFETLYQRIAADKDNQRPLFLNKSKEELAAIFHERQAWYEEVASRVLDVTKLSPEEIIEELR, from the coding sequence ATGGCTAAGGTATTACTCGGATTTATGGGGGCGGGCAAGTCAACAATCGCTAGAGGATTGGACCCAGACTACATCGATATGGATACCTTAATCGAGGAACGCTTAGGCATGTCCATTGCGGATTTCTTCGCTAAAAAAGGAGAAGTGGCCTTTCGCCAAGTAGAGTCAGAAGTCCTAGCTGACTTACTAAAAACTGACCGAGTTGTGTCAACTGGCGGAGGGGTTGTCATTTCTCAGCGAAATCGTGACTTGCTCAAAACCAATCCTGATAACATCTACCTAAAAGCAGATTTTGAAACCCTCTACCAACGTATCGCAGCTGATAAGGACAATCAGCGCCCGCTCTTTCTTAACAAAAGTAAGGAAGAACTAGCAGCTATTTTCCATGAAAGACAGGCTTGGTATGAGGAAGTAGCCAGTCGGGTTCTAGATGTGACCAAGCTAAGCCCAGAGGAAATTATAGAGGAATTGAGATGA
- a CDS encoding shikimate dehydrogenase, with translation MKLDGYTRLAAVVANPIKHSISPFIHNRAFEATAINGAYVAWEIEAGDLAETVANIRRYQMFGINLSMPYKEQVIPYLDELSDEARLIGAVNTVVNQDGTLIGYNTDGKGFFKSLPSFTISDKKMTILGAGGAAKSILAQAILDGVSQISVFVRSVSMEKTRPYLDKLQDQTGFKVDLYALEDLSELQSRIAESDLLVNATSVGMDGKSSPVPESIVLPEALLVADIIYQPFETPFLNWARSQGNPAVNGLGMLLYQAAEAFQLWTGKEMPTDEIWQSLTEKYK, from the coding sequence ATGAAGCTTGATGGCTATACGCGTTTAGCTGCAGTTGTTGCCAATCCCATTAAACACTCTATTTCACCCTTCATCCACAATAGAGCCTTTGAGGCGACAGCTATTAATGGTGCCTATGTAGCTTGGGAGATTGAAGCGGGTGATTTGGCAGAAACAGTCGCCAATATTCGCCGTTACCAGATGTTTGGCATCAACCTGTCTATGCCTTACAAGGAGCAAGTGATTCCTTATCTGGATGAGTTGAGTGATGAGGCTCGTTTGATTGGGGCGGTCAACACAGTTGTTAATCAAGACGGAACGTTAATTGGATATAATACAGATGGCAAGGGATTTTTTAAGAGCTTGCCTTCTTTTACAATCTCGGATAAGAAAATGACCATTCTGGGCGCAGGTGGTGCGGCCAAATCAATCTTGGCACAAGCCATTTTGGATGGCGTCAGTCAAATTTCAGTCTTTGTTCGTTCAGTTTCTATGGAAAAAACAAGACCTTACCTAGATAAGTTGCAGGACCAAACAGGATTTAAAGTGGACTTGTATGCTTTAGAAGATCTTTCTGAACTCCAATCAAGGATTGCCGAGTCGGACTTGCTCGTCAATGCGACCAGTGTAGGGATGGATGGCAAATCATCCCCAGTTCCTGAAAGCATAGTCTTACCAGAGGCTCTCTTGGTGGCAGATATCATTTACCAACCCTTTGAGACGCCATTTTTGAATTGGGCTAGAAGTCAGGGCAATCCAGCCGTCAATGGCCTGGGGATGTTGCTCTATCAAGCTGCTGAAGCTTTTCAACTGTGGACAGGTAAAGAAATGCCGACAGATGAGATTTGGCAGTCCTTAACAGAAAAATATAAATAG
- the pheA gene encoding prephenate dehydratase, with protein sequence MKIAYLGPKGSFSHHVVQTAFPHEELQAFANITDVIKAYEQGLVDYSVVPVENSIEGSVHESLDYLFHQARIQAVAEIVQPIHQQLMAVPGQSKIEKIFSHPQALAQGKKFIDKHYPEAQIEVTASTAYAARFISEHPDQPYAAIAPRSSAEEYGLELIAEDIQEMEANFTRFWVLGAEIPKILLNSQAEKMSLALTLPDNLPGALYKALSTFAWRGIDLTKIESRPLKTALGEYFFIIDVDYSDKELVHFARQELEAIGIQHKILGTYPIFTITDLEKESQ encoded by the coding sequence ATGAAAATTGCCTATCTAGGTCCCAAGGGATCTTTTTCGCATCATGTTGTGCAGACAGCTTTTCCTCATGAGGAATTGCAGGCTTTTGCCAATATCACTGATGTTATCAAGGCCTATGAACAGGGCTTGGTGGACTATTCTGTGGTACCAGTTGAAAACTCCATTGAAGGTAGTGTCCATGAAAGTTTGGATTACCTTTTTCACCAGGCTCGCATCCAAGCAGTGGCAGAAATCGTTCAACCCATTCACCAGCAGCTGATGGCAGTTCCAGGTCAGTCAAAAATTGAGAAAATTTTTTCTCATCCTCAGGCTCTGGCTCAAGGAAAGAAATTCATCGACAAACACTATCCAGAGGCTCAAATCGAGGTAACCGCCAGTACCGCCTATGCAGCTCGCTTTATTTCGGAACATCCAGATCAGCCTTATGCAGCAATTGCTCCTAGAAGTTCAGCTGAAGAATATGGCTTGGAATTAATTGCAGAGGATATTCAGGAAATGGAAGCCAATTTCACACGTTTTTGGGTGTTAGGGGCAGAGATACCGAAGATTCTTTTGAACTCGCAAGCTGAAAAAATGAGTTTGGCCTTGACCTTACCAGACAACCTACCTGGTGCTCTTTACAAGGCACTTTCGACTTTTGCTTGGAGAGGGATTGACTTAACAAAGATTGAAAGTCGCCCCCTTAAAACAGCCTTGGGAGAATACTTTTTCATTATCGATGTAGACTATAGTGACAAAGAACTGGTTCATTTTGCTAGACAAGAGCTAGAGGCCATTGGAATCCAGCACAAGATATTGGGAACCTACCCAATTTTTACCATAACTGATTTAGAAAAGGAGAGTCAATGA
- a CDS encoding class I SAM-dependent rRNA methyltransferase has translation MNRIRVSRRVEKKLAKGLVLLEASDLTDIELTDQAVEVLSQDGKFLGSAYLSQQNKGIGWFISKEKVRFNQAFFEILFRKAKEARKPYYQDDLTTAFRLFNQEGDGFGGLTIDLYGDYAVFSWYNSFVYQIRELIVKAFKEVFPEVLGAYEKIRFKGLDYESAHVYGEEALDDFTVLENGVLYQVFMNDGLMTGIFLDQHEVRGSLVDGLAMSKSLLNMFSYTAAFSVAAAMGGASETTSVDLAKRSRELSEAHFQANGLSTDNHRFIVMDVFEYFKYAKRKGLTYDVIVLDPPSFARNKKQTFSVAKDYHKLISQSLEILNPGGIIIASTNAANVSRQKFTEQIDKGFAGRRYQVLNQYGLPADFAYNKKDESSNYLKVISMKVSK, from the coding sequence ATGAATAGAATTAGGGTCAGCAGACGTGTTGAAAAAAAGCTAGCTAAGGGTCTAGTTCTTTTGGAAGCAAGTGATTTAACAGATATTGAACTGACAGATCAGGCAGTAGAAGTTCTTAGTCAAGACGGGAAGTTTTTAGGGAGTGCCTATCTTTCCCAGCAGAACAAGGGAATCGGTTGGTTCATCAGTAAGGAAAAGGTTCGTTTCAATCAAGCCTTTTTTGAGATTCTGTTTCGTAAGGCCAAGGAAGCCAGAAAGCCTTATTATCAAGATGACTTGACTACTGCCTTTCGCCTTTTTAACCAAGAGGGGGATGGTTTTGGTGGTCTGACTATTGATCTCTATGGAGATTATGCTGTATTTTCTTGGTACAACTCCTTTGTTTACCAGATTCGTGAGCTGATCGTAAAGGCTTTTAAAGAAGTTTTTCCTGAGGTCTTGGGGGCTTATGAGAAGATTCGTTTTAAAGGTCTAGACTACGAGTCTGCCCATGTTTATGGTGAGGAAGCGCTAGATGATTTTACTGTTCTTGAGAATGGCGTGCTCTATCAAGTCTTTATGAATGATGGCTTGATGACAGGGATTTTCCTAGACCAGCATGAGGTTCGAGGGAGTCTGGTAGACGGTCTAGCAATGAGCAAATCCTTGCTCAATATGTTTTCCTATACGGCTGCCTTTTCTGTTGCTGCAGCTATGGGAGGCGCTAGTGAGACGACTTCTGTCGATTTGGCCAAACGGTCCAGAGAGCTGTCAGAAGCTCATTTTCAGGCAAATGGACTCAGCACGGACAATCATCGTTTTATCGTCATGGATGTCTTTGAGTACTTCAAGTATGCCAAGAGAAAAGGCTTGACCTATGATGTGATTGTTCTTGATCCGCCGAGCTTTGCCCGCAATAAAAAACAAACATTCTCTGTAGCTAAGGACTATCACAAGTTGATTTCCCAGAGTCTAGAGATTTTAAATCCGGGAGGCATTATCATTGCCAGTACCAATGCTGCCAATGTTTCCCGCCAGAAATTCACAGAACAAATTGATAAAGGTTTTGCAGGAAGAAGATATCAGGTCTTAAACCAATATGGTCTTCCAGCTGACTTTGCCTATAATAAAAAAGATGAAAGCAGTAATTACCTCAAGGTGATTAGTATGAAGGTTAGTAAATGA
- a CDS encoding YlbF/YmcA family competence regulator — MSNIYDSANELSRGLRELPEYKAVKEAKDAIQADEQASKIFADYLAFQQEIQVMAQTGQMPDASFQEKMQSFSKQIQENALLSDFFAKQQQLSIYLSDIEKIVFEPVSELLK; from the coding sequence ATGTCAAATATTTACGATAGTGCAAATGAACTCAGTCGTGGATTACGCGAATTACCAGAATACAAGGCGGTTAAGGAAGCCAAAGATGCCATCCAAGCTGATGAACAAGCTAGCAAGATTTTTGCAGATTACCTTGCCTTCCAGCAAGAAATCCAAGTCATGGCTCAAACTGGACAAATGCCAGACGCCTCTTTCCAAGAAAAGATGCAGTCCTTCAGTAAGCAAATCCAAGAGAATGCTCTTTTGTCAGATTTTTTTGCCAAACAGCAACAATTGTCTATTTACCTTTCTGACATTGAAAAAATTGTCTTTGAACCTGTTTCAGAATTATTGAAATAG
- a CDS encoding prephenate dehydrogenase, producing MAKTIYIAGLGLIGASMALGIKRDHPDYEILGYNRSQASRDIALERGMIDRATDDFASFAPLADVIILTLPIKQTIAFIKELADLDLKEGVIISDAGSTKSAIVDAAEKYLTGKPVRFIGAHPMAGSHKTGAASADVNLFENAYYIFTPSSLTGPETLEEMKALLSGLHARFIEIDAREHDRVTSQISHFPHILASSLMEQTAVYAQEHEMARRFAAGGFRDMTRIAESEPGMWTSILLSNRETILDRIADFKERLEVIGQSISNGDEEQIWNFFNQAREQRQAMEIHKRGGVDSSYDLYVDVPDEEDVILRILELLRGTSLVNIHINEENREDIHGILQISFKNAQDLERAERLITENTDYTVVIK from the coding sequence ATGGCAAAAACCATCTATATCGCAGGTCTCGGTTTGATTGGTGCTTCAATGGCACTCGGTATCAAGCGCGATCATCCTGATTATGAAATTCTAGGTTATAATCGCAGTCAGGCTTCGAGAGACATTGCCTTGGAGCGAGGAATGATAGACCGTGCGACAGATGATTTTGCCAGTTTCGCTCCCCTAGCAGATGTCATCATCTTGACCTTGCCAATCAAACAGACCATTGCTTTTATTAAGGAGCTAGCAGATTTAGACTTGAAAGAAGGCGTCATTATCTCGGATGCCGGCTCGACCAAGTCAGCCATTGTGGATGCGGCGGAGAAGTATTTGACTGGCAAGCCTGTTCGCTTTATCGGGGCCCATCCCATGGCTGGTAGCCACAAGACAGGGGCTGCCTCTGCGGATGTCAATCTCTTTGAAAATGCCTACTATATCTTTACACCTTCAAGCCTAACAGGTCCTGAAACACTTGAGGAAATGAAAGCTCTTCTTTCAGGCCTTCATGCTCGTTTTATCGAGATTGATGCCAGGGAGCATGATCGGGTGACTTCTCAGATTAGCCATTTTCCTCATATTCTGGCTTCCAGCCTCATGGAGCAGACAGCAGTTTATGCTCAAGAACATGAGATGGCAAGGCGCTTTGCGGCGGGAGGATTTCGAGATATGACCCGAATTGCTGAGAGTGAGCCAGGTATGTGGACCTCCATTCTCTTGTCTAATCGTGAGACTATCCTAGATCGAATTGCGGATTTCAAGGAACGTTTGGAAGTGATTGGTCAGTCCATCAGCAATGGAGATGAAGAACAAATCTGGAATTTTTTCAATCAGGCGCGTGAGCAACGTCAGGCTATGGAAATCCATAAGCGTGGTGGTGTGGATAGCTCTTACGACCTCTATGTTGACGTTCCTGATGAAGAAGATGTCATCCTGCGGATTTTGGAATTGCTACGTGGTACTTCCTTGGTCAACATCCATATTAACGAGGAAAACCGTGAGGATATTCACGGGATTTTACAAATTTCCTTTAAAAATGCTCAGGATTTGGAACGAGCTGAACGCTTAATTACAGAAAATACAGACTATACAGTCGTCATCAAATAA
- the aroC gene encoding chorismate synthase: MRYLTAGESHGPRLTAIIEGIPAGLPLTAEDINGDLKRRQGGYGRGGRMKIESDQVVFTSGVRHGKTTGAPITMDVINKDHQKWLDIMSAEDIEDRLKSKRKITHPRPGHADLVGGIKYRFDDLRNSLERSSARETTMRVAVGAVAKRLLTELDMEIANHVVVFGGKEIDVPENLTVAEIKERAAQSEVSIVNQEREQEIKDYIDQIKRDGDTIGGVVETVVGGVPVGLGSYVQWDRKLDARLAQAVVSINAFKGVEFGLGFEAGYRKGSQVMDEILWSKEDGYTRRTNNLGGFEGGMTNGQPIVVRGVMKPIPTLYKPLMSVDIETHEPYKATVERSDPTALPAAGVVMEAVVATVLAQEILEKFSSDNLEELKEAVAKHRDYTKNY, encoded by the coding sequence ATGAGATATTTAACTGCAGGAGAATCACACGGACCCCGTCTGACAGCTATTATCGAGGGAATTCCCGCTGGACTTCCTTTGACAGCTGAGGATATTAATGGAGACCTTAAACGCCGTCAGGGTGGCTACGGTCGTGGTGGCCGTATGAAGATTGAGAGTGACCAGGTTGTCTTTACTTCGGGAGTTCGTCACGGGAAAACGACAGGGGCTCCCATTACCATGGATGTCATCAACAAAGACCACCAAAAATGGCTGGACATCATGTCTGCAGAAGACATCGAAGACCGTCTCAAAAGCAAGCGAAAAATCACTCATCCTCGTCCAGGTCACGCCGACTTGGTAGGGGGGATCAAGTATCGTTTTGATGATTTACGAAATTCTTTGGAACGTTCATCAGCTCGTGAAACCACCATGCGAGTAGCAGTTGGAGCAGTAGCCAAACGTCTCTTAACTGAACTGGATATGGAGATTGCTAATCATGTCGTGGTCTTTGGTGGCAAGGAAATCGATGTTCCTGAAAATCTAACAGTCGCTGAGATTAAGGAACGAGCTGCTCAGTCTGAAGTTTCTATTGTCAACCAAGAACGAGAACAAGAAATCAAGGACTATATTGACCAAATCAAACGTGACGGTGATACCATTGGTGGGGTTGTGGAGACAGTCGTCGGAGGCGTTCCAGTTGGCCTTGGATCCTATGTTCAATGGGACAGAAAATTGGATGCGCGATTGGCCCAAGCAGTTGTCTCTATCAATGCCTTTAAAGGGGTGGAATTTGGTCTCGGCTTTGAAGCTGGTTACCGCAAAGGCAGCCAGGTTATGGATGAAATTCTCTGGTCTAAAGAAGACGGCTATACTCGCCGTACCAATAATCTGGGTGGTTTCGAAGGTGGTATGACCAATGGGCAACCGATTGTTGTTCGTGGTGTTATGAAACCCATTCCTACTCTTTACAAACCATTGATGAGTGTGGATATCGAAACCCACGAACCTTACAAGGCAACCGTGGAGAGAAGTGATCCGACCGCTCTGCCAGCAGCTGGGGTAGTCATGGAAGCTGTTGTAGCAACGGTTCTGGCACAAGAAATCCTTGAAAAATTCTCATCAGATAATCTTGAAGAATTAAAAGAGGCAGTTGCCAAGCACCGAGACTATACAAAGAACTATTAA
- the aroB gene encoding 3-dehydroquinate synthase: protein MKIRIDIPHHPYDIQIEKGCLAQAGQWLREFWQPQKVVIVTDNHVASLYAEKVKLSLEDAGFQVAVFDFLEGEERKNLTTVQKVYEFLVKQGLTRSDGIVALGGGVVGDLAGFVTSTYMRGIHFVQIPTSLTAQVDSSIGGKTGVNTPFAKNMVGTFAQPDGVLIDPLVLETLGRRELIEGMGEVIKYGLIEDPELWALLTELDGSVESILEHAETLIEHSCQVKRKMVVEDELDNGVRLYLNFGHTIGHAIEATAGYGKVMHGEAVAMGMVQIAKVAEGKGLMSEGITQSITEMCQKFGLPVDYENWDVDKLYQALTHDKKARGNTLKLVLVPELGSATIHPVSLEEMKDYLVK from the coding sequence ATGAAAATCAGAATCGATATTCCGCATCATCCTTATGATATTCAGATTGAAAAAGGTTGTCTGGCTCAGGCTGGTCAATGGTTGCGAGAATTCTGGCAACCACAAAAAGTGGTTATCGTAACCGACAACCATGTAGCTTCTCTCTATGCAGAGAAGGTTAAACTCAGCCTAGAAGATGCTGGTTTTCAGGTAGCTGTTTTTGACTTTTTAGAAGGCGAAGAACGAAAAAATTTAACCACTGTTCAGAAGGTCTATGAATTTCTAGTTAAGCAAGGTTTAACTCGTAGCGATGGAATCGTGGCTCTAGGTGGTGGTGTCGTTGGGGACCTGGCTGGTTTCGTAACCTCTACCTATATGCGGGGGATTCACTTTGTTCAGATTCCGACTAGTTTGACTGCTCAGGTTGATTCTTCTATCGGCGGAAAGACGGGTGTCAATACTCCTTTTGCTAAGAATATGGTGGGGACCTTTGCCCAACCGGATGGGGTTCTGATTGACCCGCTTGTCCTTGAAACTCTTGGGAGAAGAGAGCTGATTGAAGGAATGGGGGAGGTCATCAAGTATGGCTTGATTGAGGATCCAGAACTGTGGGCTCTCTTGACGGAGCTAGATGGTTCTGTAGAGAGTATTCTGGAACATGCAGAGACTTTGATTGAACATTCTTGTCAGGTTAAGCGCAAGATGGTGGTTGAGGATGAGTTGGACAATGGTGTTCGCCTTTACCTCAATTTTGGGCACACTATTGGCCATGCTATTGAAGCGACTGCCGGTTATGGCAAAGTCATGCATGGTGAGGCTGTGGCCATGGGAATGGTGCAGATTGCCAAGGTTGCTGAGGGAAAAGGCCTCATGTCAGAAGGAATAACCCAGTCCATTACAGAGATGTGTCAGAAATTTGGACTACCTGTTGACTATGAAAACTGGGATGTTGACAAGCTTTATCAAGCTTTGACTCATGACAAGAAAGCGCGTGGCAATACCTTGAAATTGGTCTTGGTACCAGAGCTTGGTTCAGCGACCATTCACCCAGTTTCTCTGGAAGAGATGAAAGACTACTTGGTAAAATAA